From Mycolicibacterium nivoides, a single genomic window includes:
- the gcvP gene encoding aminomethyl-transferring glycine dehydrogenase: MPECTAIVHDDNSFRDRHIGPDRVGERRMLDALGFATTDELIDSAVPRQIRCTDGLRLPAARSEQQVLAALRELADRNQPRIQMIGLGYHDTITPAVLRRNMLESPAWYTAYTPYQPEISQGRLEALLTFQTLIEDLTALPVAGASLLDEATAVMEAVLLMRRANKKVSSNRVVLDADCLPQTLAVIRGRAEAVGVEVVVADLTGTLPAGDAFGVVFQSPGASGAVRDLAPLVAAAHERGMLTTVAADLLSLTLITAPGEQGADIAVGSAQRFGVPLFFGGPHAGYMAVRSGLERMLPGRLVGVSVDVAGKPAYRLALQTREQHIRRDKATSNICTAQALLANVAAMYAAYHGPEGLRAIATRVHGHAVALADGLRAAGREVVHDSFFDTVLVRVPGTAHEIVAAADRAGINLRLVDADHVGIACDECTTDDVVGRVLEVFGASPTATDRPFALPAALLRTSEYLQHPVFQTHRSETAMLRFLRELSDRDLALDRTMIPLGSCTMKLNAAAEMEPISWPGFAGIHPYAPAEQTAGYLELIGNLETWLAEITGYDRVSLQPNAGSQGELAGLLAINAYHRSRGEDHRDVCLIPQSAHGTNAASAVLAGMRVVVVKTAANGNIDHDDLEAKLADHDGRVAAIMLTYPSTHGVYETDVRTVCDLVHRAGGQVYVDGANLNALVGLAKPGEFGGDVSHLNLHKTFCIPHGGGGPGVGPVAVRSHLAPFLPGDPLQDGPAPVSAANYGSAGILPITWAYLALMGPDGLTAATKAAVLGANYLATSLAGHYPVLYTGETGLVAHECILDLREITKRTGVTAEDVAKRLIDYGFHAPTLSFPVSGTLMVEPTESEDLAELDRFIEAMLNIHDEISRVGSGEWALESSPLRQAPHTAEQVTDAEWLLPYSRQYAAYPVASLRLNKYWPPVRRIDGVHGDRNLACSCPAPEAFQTDTVEILQEVFA; this comes from the coding sequence ATGCCCGAGTGCACCGCAATTGTCCACGACGACAACTCTTTTCGCGACCGACACATCGGCCCTGACCGAGTGGGCGAGCGGCGCATGCTCGATGCTCTCGGATTCGCCACCACCGATGAGTTGATCGACAGCGCGGTGCCCCGGCAGATCCGCTGCACCGATGGCTTGCGGCTGCCCGCCGCGCGATCCGAACAGCAGGTGCTCGCGGCACTGCGCGAGCTGGCCGACCGCAATCAGCCGCGGATTCAGATGATCGGCCTCGGCTACCACGACACCATCACCCCCGCGGTCCTGCGCCGCAACATGCTCGAGTCGCCGGCCTGGTACACCGCCTACACGCCGTACCAGCCGGAGATCTCGCAGGGCAGGCTAGAGGCGCTGCTGACGTTCCAGACGCTGATCGAGGACCTCACGGCGCTGCCGGTCGCCGGTGCATCGCTGCTGGACGAGGCCACCGCGGTGATGGAGGCGGTGCTGTTGATGCGGCGGGCCAACAAGAAGGTGTCGTCCAACCGTGTGGTGCTGGATGCCGATTGCCTGCCGCAGACGCTCGCGGTGATACGCGGGCGGGCCGAAGCCGTCGGCGTCGAGGTGGTGGTCGCCGATCTGACCGGGACGCTGCCCGCCGGCGACGCCTTCGGCGTCGTCTTCCAGTCCCCGGGCGCCAGCGGAGCGGTGCGCGACCTCGCCCCGCTCGTCGCCGCGGCACACGAGCGCGGAATGCTCACCACCGTCGCCGCCGACCTGCTGTCGCTGACCCTGATCACGGCCCCCGGCGAGCAGGGCGCCGACATCGCGGTGGGCTCGGCACAGCGGTTCGGCGTGCCGCTGTTCTTCGGCGGTCCCCACGCCGGCTACATGGCGGTGCGGTCCGGTCTGGAGCGCATGCTGCCCGGCCGTCTGGTCGGGGTATCGGTCGACGTGGCGGGCAAGCCGGCCTACCGGCTCGCACTGCAGACCCGCGAGCAGCACATCCGCCGCGACAAGGCGACCAGCAACATCTGCACCGCGCAGGCATTGCTGGCCAACGTCGCCGCCATGTACGCCGCCTACCACGGACCGGAAGGCTTGCGCGCCATCGCAACCCGCGTCCATGGGCACGCCGTCGCGCTGGCCGACGGTCTGCGTGCCGCGGGGCGTGAGGTCGTGCACGACTCGTTCTTCGACACCGTGCTGGTGCGGGTCCCGGGCACCGCCCACGAGATCGTGGCGGCCGCCGACCGGGCCGGTATCAACCTTCGTCTGGTCGACGCCGACCATGTCGGCATCGCCTGCGACGAGTGCACCACCGACGACGTGGTCGGGCGCGTGCTCGAGGTGTTCGGTGCTTCGCCGACGGCCACCGATCGTCCGTTCGCGTTGCCTGCCGCTCTGCTTCGCACGTCGGAGTACCTGCAGCACCCCGTGTTTCAAACGCATCGATCCGAAACCGCGATGCTGCGTTTCCTGCGGGAGCTCTCGGACCGGGATCTGGCGCTGGACCGCACCATGATCCCGCTCGGATCCTGCACCATGAAGCTCAACGCCGCGGCCGAGATGGAACCGATCAGCTGGCCCGGGTTCGCCGGTATCCACCCGTACGCGCCTGCCGAACAGACCGCGGGGTACCTCGAGCTGATCGGCAATCTGGAAACCTGGCTGGCCGAGATCACCGGCTACGACCGGGTTTCGTTGCAGCCCAACGCCGGATCCCAGGGCGAGCTCGCGGGCCTGCTGGCCATCAACGCCTACCACCGGTCACGCGGCGAGGACCACCGCGACGTCTGCCTCATCCCGCAGTCGGCACACGGCACCAATGCGGCCTCGGCCGTCCTGGCCGGGATGCGCGTGGTCGTCGTGAAGACGGCCGCCAACGGCAACATCGACCACGACGATCTGGAGGCCAAGCTCGCCGACCACGACGGGCGGGTCGCGGCGATCATGCTCACCTACCCGTCCACTCACGGCGTGTACGAAACCGATGTCCGCACCGTGTGCGATCTCGTCCACCGCGCCGGCGGACAGGTGTACGTCGACGGGGCCAACCTGAACGCTCTTGTGGGACTTGCCAAACCTGGCGAGTTCGGTGGCGACGTGTCACATCTCAACCTGCACAAGACATTCTGCATCCCGCACGGCGGCGGCGGCCCGGGCGTCGGACCCGTCGCGGTCCGCTCACACCTGGCCCCGTTCCTGCCCGGTGACCCGCTGCAGGACGGGCCGGCGCCGGTATCGGCCGCCAACTACGGTTCCGCCGGCATTCTGCCGATCACCTGGGCATACCTGGCACTGATGGGTCCCGACGGCTTGACCGCGGCCACCAAGGCCGCGGTGCTGGGCGCCAACTACCTGGCGACATCGCTGGCCGGGCACTATCCGGTGCTCTACACCGGGGAAACCGGGTTGGTCGCACACGAGTGCATCCTCGATCTGCGCGAGATCACCAAGCGCACCGGAGTGACGGCGGAGGATGTGGCAAAGCGGTTGATCGACTACGGTTTCCACGCCCCGACCCTGTCCTTCCCGGTCAGCGGAACGCTCATGGTGGAGCCCACCGAATCCGAGGACCTGGCCGAACTGGACCGGTTCATCGAGGCCATGCTCAACATCCACGACGAGATCAGCCGGGTCGGCTCGGGAGAGTGGGCGCTCGAAAGCAGCCCGTTGCGGCAGGCTCCGCACACCGCCGAGCAGGTCACCGATGCCGAGTGGCTCCTGCCGTACAGCAGGCAGTACGCCGCGTATCCCGTTGCGTCCCTGCGGCTGAACAAGTACTGGCCGCCGGTCCGCCGTATCGACGGCGTGCACGGCGACCGCAACCTCGCCTGCTCGTGCCCTGCGCCAGAGGCATTCCAGACCGACACCGTCGAGATCCTCCAGGAGGTTTTTGCATGA
- the speB gene encoding agmatinase, with product MSTHNGIIGALPATQVPRYAGKGTFARIADIHEVSDYDIAILGVPFDGGTSYRPGARFGPMAVRQAARTLRPGYHVELGVAPLEHVQVVDAGDVAVTPYNIAEACQQIQDHASDILAGGDRRIVSIGGDHTIALPNLRALHAKHGPVALVHFDAHLDTWDTYFNAPVTHGTIFRRAFEEGLLIEDHSIHVGIRGPIYDQIDLDDDARMGFKIIRAGDLDVIGTDAAVDVVRRRVDDLPVYLSIDIDVLDPAFAPGTGTPESGGLTSRELLKMLRKMSGLNIVGADVVEVAPAYDHAEITSVAAATVVFDIVSLMVAGRQSNLPVNGEVAATAP from the coding sequence ATGAGCACGCACAACGGCATCATCGGCGCACTGCCCGCCACCCAGGTCCCGCGCTACGCCGGGAAGGGCACCTTCGCCCGGATCGCCGACATCCATGAGGTGTCCGACTACGACATCGCGATCCTCGGCGTGCCCTTCGACGGCGGTACCTCCTACCGGCCCGGTGCCCGGTTCGGTCCGATGGCGGTCCGGCAGGCCGCGCGCACCCTTCGTCCCGGCTATCACGTCGAACTGGGTGTCGCGCCGCTGGAGCACGTGCAGGTGGTGGATGCCGGAGACGTCGCCGTCACGCCGTACAACATCGCCGAGGCCTGCCAGCAGATCCAGGACCACGCCTCCGACATTCTGGCCGGCGGCGACCGCCGCATCGTGTCCATCGGCGGTGACCACACCATCGCGCTGCCGAACCTGCGTGCCCTGCACGCCAAGCACGGCCCCGTCGCGCTGGTCCACTTCGACGCGCACCTGGACACCTGGGACACCTACTTCAACGCGCCGGTCACGCACGGCACGATCTTCCGCCGGGCGTTCGAGGAGGGGTTGCTGATCGAGGATCACTCGATCCACGTCGGCATCCGCGGCCCGATCTACGACCAGATCGATCTCGACGACGACGCCCGCATGGGGTTCAAGATCATCCGGGCGGGCGACCTGGACGTGATCGGTACCGACGCGGCCGTCGACGTGGTGCGCCGCCGGGTCGACGACCTCCCGGTGTACCTGTCCATCGACATCGACGTGCTCGACCCGGCGTTCGCCCCGGGCACCGGCACCCCCGAATCCGGCGGCCTGACCTCGCGCGAACTGCTGAAGATGCTGCGCAAGATGTCCGGCCTCAACATCGTCGGCGCCGACGTCGTCGAGGTGGCGCCCGCCTACGACCACGCCGAAATCACCAGCGTGGCGGCGGCCACGGTGGTGTTCGACATCGTGTCTCTCATGGTCGCCGGACGGCAGTCGAATCTGCCCGTCAACGGTGAGGTTGCGGCCACGGCGCCTTGA